A region from the Thermococcus sp. M39 genome encodes:
- a CDS encoding UvrD-helicase domain-containing protein, with amino-acid sequence MTPSPLKILIYGPPGAGKTRTLHNLIRWLTADTYDIETNEDLRDKIEKELLEAGFTKEFLDSLYGKYNYSNIIYVTFSNAMLEEFLVRRLNRDLELDRGKDSYFRYFRTVHGLSLVLHNDLKRTKAQRRREPPEVSFAKFCNKEGLQFSLDITSGYLYSKNEGNLLWTKISSTINKKYHELGQTAEERRKNLDKVMMEELDWLYDYWRKWEEYKREHGITDYNDMLMNFYDLLADEKPNLTEIKLTIGKGKEAYEVEYNLKVLIVDEAQDLSPLQYMIIKKISEQMELTVLAGDDAQTIYTFLGGQANLIFDFEKDADLVLKLRKTHRNPSKIMKFALFFRKFYMTERKYFKTTTTNPIEGEIFIVEDFRTKGDKIAVQQNYDILARLVEQELKAGNSVFVLARTNQQSFRIAIELLKRGFTPRLLKRNNKFENSVMGIYDYYDIAKAVALALEGRINKERFYKVALADFTGKLDVLYEQEFRRRYDEEEIAYLEETVMYEIKFNRVKSEMLLDIIRNPMLIENLIITFTIEDLKEAAERAKEIWGYYAKKALLELIESYEKNERLYYAKHTDGKLYVDTMHSAKGLEADTVFILNELPKKVYKEAITNEGESEAKVLFVALTRARKKLVILNGIRTFERLDDAIRKAMKTNLGIKRTYSVQLIKTNSPLKQNTTAQKQKSSSF; translated from the coding sequence ATGACCCCGAGCCCCCTCAAGATACTAATTTATGGACCACCAGGCGCGGGAAAAACAAGAACGCTACATAATTTGATAAGATGGCTAACTGCAGACACATACGACATCGAAACAAACGAAGACCTCCGGGACAAAATCGAGAAAGAACTCCTTGAAGCAGGATTCACAAAAGAATTCCTCGACAGCCTTTACGGCAAATACAACTACAGCAACATAATCTACGTAACATTCTCAAACGCAATGCTCGAAGAATTCCTTGTCAGACGTCTTAATAGGGACTTAGAACTCGATAGAGGCAAAGACAGTTACTTCAGATACTTCAGAACCGTCCACGGCCTCTCATTGGTACTCCACAACGACCTCAAAAGAACAAAAGCCCAAAGACGAAGAGAACCCCCCGAGGTTTCATTTGCTAAGTTCTGCAACAAAGAAGGACTACAATTCAGCCTTGACATCACCTCGGGGTACTTGTACTCCAAGAATGAAGGCAATTTACTCTGGACAAAAATAAGTTCAACAATTAACAAGAAATATCACGAGCTCGGGCAAACGGCAGAAGAAAGAAGAAAAAACCTCGACAAAGTCATGATGGAAGAACTCGATTGGCTCTACGATTACTGGAGAAAATGGGAAGAATACAAAAGAGAGCACGGAATAACAGACTACAACGACATGCTAATGAACTTCTACGACCTCCTAGCCGATGAAAAACCAAATTTAACTGAAATAAAGCTAACAATCGGAAAAGGCAAAGAAGCATATGAAGTAGAATACAATCTAAAAGTGCTCATTGTCGATGAAGCACAGGACCTATCACCACTACAATACATGATTATCAAAAAAATCTCAGAGCAAATGGAGCTCACAGTCCTTGCAGGCGACGATGCACAAACGATTTACACGTTTTTGGGGGGTCAGGCAAATCTAATCTTCGACTTCGAAAAAGACGCAGATTTAGTACTCAAACTCAGAAAAACACACCGCAATCCATCAAAAATCATGAAATTTGCACTGTTCTTCAGAAAATTCTACATGACAGAAAGAAAATACTTCAAAACAACAACCACAAACCCAATCGAGGGCGAAATATTCATTGTCGAAGATTTTCGCACAAAAGGCGACAAAATCGCAGTACAACAGAACTATGACATCCTTGCACGACTAGTTGAACAGGAACTAAAAGCAGGCAACAGCGTTTTCGTCTTAGCGAGAACAAATCAACAGTCTTTCAGAATCGCAATTGAACTACTCAAACGAGGATTTACCCCAAGGCTGCTGAAAAGAAATAATAAATTTGAAAACAGCGTCATGGGCATCTATGACTACTACGACATTGCCAAGGCGGTTGCCCTAGCCCTAGAAGGAAGAATCAACAAAGAAAGATTCTACAAAGTTGCCCTAGCAGACTTCACAGGAAAATTAGATGTATTGTATGAGCAAGAATTCAGAAGACGCTATGATGAAGAAGAAATTGCATACCTTGAAGAAACAGTCATGTACGAAATAAAATTCAACAGAGTCAAATCAGAAATGCTACTCGACATCATAAGAAATCCAATGCTCATTGAAAATCTCATAATCACATTTACAATCGAGGACCTAAAGGAAGCTGCGGAGAGAGCAAAAGAAATTTGGGGTTATTATGCGAAAAAAGCGCTACTTGAACTCATAGAAAGCTACGAAAAGAACGAAAGACTTTACTATGCAAAACACACGGACGGAAAACTGTATGTCGACACAATGCACAGCGCCAAAGGACTTGAAGCTGACACAGTATTCATACTCAACGAATTGCCGAAAAAAGTTTACAAAGAGGCAATCACAAATGAAGGAGAAAGCGAGGCAAAAGTTTTGTTCGTTGCCTTGACAAGAGCGAGAAAAAAGCTGGTTATTTTAAATGGCATCAGAACATTCGAAAGACTCGACGACGCAATTAGAAAAGCAATGAAGACCAACTTGGGCATCAAAAGAACATACAGCGTCCAACTCATCAAAACGAACTCACCATTAAAGCAAAATACAACAGCACAGAAACAAAAGTCATCGAGCTTTTAA